GAAAATGGGAAAGCACTGTTGCATATAAAAATACACCtgattttctttctcattttgttaTATGACTTGAGAAATCACCTCCATCAAAATATATAAATCACCTCTCTTAAGTTTAAATAGCCCCAAAATCAAGAAAAACACACCAATTCTTCTGAAAAACCGTTTCATCAGTACACAGATAGTAACTGAAAACCTCATACCGATCACACTttacaatacaaaaaaaaaaaaaaaatcaaatccgcATACAAATAAGCACAAAAAAGCAAAACCGAAGACAGACAGTTATTTTGATCACAGACTTCTACACATGTGAGCACTTTTGAAAAATCAACAAAGCAATCATAAAATAATCATGCATTTCTTAGTATACCACAGTATCAAATCGCTCAGTCGAACCTCATAAACATAAAATTCTACATCATCGTCATacgaaattgaaaagaaaaagacctAAAAACAAACAAACCTGTTTCTTCTTACGAGCCAAATTCCAAATCCTCCAACACATATTTTCCAATCTCGTATTCCTCTCTTGAGGACTTCTCGTTGCCGCAGCCTAAACAACAATCACAAAATAAAATCATAAACATCATTTCTTGTATCTTATACAAAATCAGTTAAGAAAAATCCGAAATCAATCGGAGAAAGTGAgagtaaaaaaaaggaaatatccatatatgtatatatacctTGAGCCATGATTTATGAAGATCAGTCTCATCAAAACCAGTaataacttcttcaacaaaataaGTAGTAGGACTAAATCTTCCTCTTTCTCTAAGCAACAAAGATGATTTTGATTTTGCATCTGGTTTTTTCCCCTGTTGATCAATTGCCGGTTCTCCTACATCAAGAATTGCTTCTAAATAACTATTTATCCAATCATTTCCCGCCATTACCACTACCACCTACTATCTCACTCTCACAGATTCTTTCTCTTGTTTCACGCAATAGATAGATTTTAGATGACAGAGAGGAGGAATTCTAGAGTATTCTTCCGGACAACGAAAATCGTGGAGGAGAGAGATTTACAGACGGAGACGTATTTTCTCCGGAAAGGTCTTAAAAGGGATACTTTTATTAAAACTGTCAATAAAAAGGTCTATTTATGGATTGACTGTCGACTCTCTGGTGTGACAGCGCAGAGTCACAGACCCTGTGACTGGTTTTCTATTACAGTTTTATATTTGCTATTGGGCAATCTCCGAGACATCGACACGCAGCAACGGAAAATTGTATTACGAGTTTGTCCAATAACGTGCAACATTTTAATAACGAATTGTCGTTAAAAAATTAATCAGTTGAATGAAAATGCCAATAAGATTAATCTTGTGCACATCTAAGTGAGAAACTATACATCCCAATCAATCTGTTAATTTTGGTTGTTATGATAAGGGGGATTAGAAGGACTTATGGTGAATCTGAATGTGACCTTTTTGTCATTTACTTCTACCTAGCACTGCGGTGTATAAAATAAATGCCGATCACAGTTCAACCGTGAATCAATATCTCTACTGGAAGTGGAGCTACAAGTTGCACTTGAATGGAATTAAACCGGCAGCGGCATGCTATAGATACCGATTTACTGCAAAATGCTCGCATAAGTTGCTGGCCGGTCTACGCATGTATGTGTTTAGTAATTAAGCAACCTTTGGCCGGGGATGTGAAATTAAGATAACTTACCTTTGAGAGAGTGATGTGGAATTTTACGGATGGGATTATTGTCCCTGCTGGAGGAGAAATGTGCAGTGGTAAAAGAGTAATGCTACGTTGACCGGGAAAATCCACCACGGATTCTCCCACATCTCACAGAGAAGGGAAGCCCCGGGGACCCACAAGGAGAAAACAGGAGACCCCGAGTATTTGGTGTGAGACGTGGGAGAATCCACCGCGGATTCTCCCGATATACGTATCATTACTGATGGTAAAAGTTATTTAGTTAAGCTTCCACATATATGGGTCTTGGATAATGGTGAAACTCCCATGAGAGCTTTCCTTTTTCTCATTCGTTATTATATGTCAAAAGAATGTCAATGAGTATCTCACATTAATTGAGAATACTTCACAGTAATTGAGAATAATGCTAAGAAAGGAAATAAGATAATATCtaatctattacacccccttagtcggaGCGGGAGAAGAGCAGACGCTCAGACTAGCACGAAAACGAGTAAATAGCTGTCGTGGAAGGCCCTTGGTAAAAATATCAGCATATTGATTTTCCGAGGGGATGTGTAGTACATGAATATCACCAATACGAACGCGATCACGAACAAAATGtatatcaatctccacatgtttggtgCGTTGATGTTGCACAGGATCACCAGACATATAGACGGCACTGACGTTATCACAATATACAATGGTGGCACGTCGTAGAGGTAGATGAAGCTCAAGAAGTAAGTTGCGAAGCCAAGTAGTCTCTGCAACAACATTGGCCACTCCCCGATATTAAGCTTCAGCACTTGAGCGAGAGACAGTTGCCTGACGCTTAGAAGACCAGGAAACTAGGTTGTCACCTAGAAAGATGCAGTATCCGGAAGTGGATCGACGGGAATCCGGACACCCAGCCCAATCAGCGTCAGAATAAGCAGTTAATCCAGTGAGTGTAGTAGCATACAAGAACAAGCCATGATCAAGTGTACCCTGAAGATAACGAAGGATCCGCTTAAGGGCCTGCATGTGAGGCTCCCAAGGGTCATGCATAAACAAACATACCTGCTGAACTGCATAAGAAATGTCCGGTCTAGTGAAGGTGAGGTACTGAAGAGCCCCAGCCAGGCTTCGGTATAAAGTAGGATCCTCGATCACATGACCGGATGTTGCACTTAGTTTCGAATTGGTATCAACTGGTGTGGCCACAGGATTACAGTTTGTCATAGATGCACGAGCAATGATGTCCTTCGCGTAAACTGACTGAGACAAGTAGAGGCCTGAAGATGAGCGGTTAACAGAAATACCCAAAAAATGATGCAGCGGGCCAAGATCAGTCATGGcaaactctcatttcatcaatGTAATAAATTTTCCAAGAAGATGATCAGTATTTGCTGTCAAAATGATGTCATCAACATTTAAAAGTAAGTATGCCATCTCGTATCCGGATTGGTAGACGAAGATAGAGGGATCACATACACTACCCCGAAAACCACAATTGGTAATGAACTTGGCAAATCGCTGAAACCATGCACGAGGAGCCTTCTTTAGACCATAAAGTGAACGACGAAGTCGACATACATAATCAGGGTGTTCAGGATCAACAAACCCCGGAGGCTGATGCATATAAACTGTCTCAGTCAAATCCCCGTGGAGAAACGTATTCTTGACATCCAGTTGATGTATAGGACAAGAACGTGACGTGGCAATCGTAAGCACTGTACGAATAGTCGCTGGTTTGACAACCGGAGTAAACGTTTCAAAACAATCAACTCCAATTTGTTGGGACTTACCATTGGCAACTAGGCGTGCCTTGTGACGTTGCAAGGAACCGTCAGCATGAAGTTTGTGGCGAAAAAGCCACATAGAACGAATAACATGTGCATCTCGTGGCCGAGGAAcaagttcccaagtattagttttcaacatggcAATGTATTCATCTAGCATGGCTGCATTCCAGTTAGGGTCCCTAAGAGAATAAAGGTGGGAACGAGGCAACGAAGAGATCTTATATTTGGACTGAACATGAAGATTGAGTTTGTGATTGGGGCAAAAAATGCCTCGGGAGGCCCGAGTGACCGGACGAGAGGGAGGAGGGATGGGTGGAGCCGTAACAGTGGGAGGATGTACAAGAGTGAGAACTGGAGAAACTGAACTAGGGGAGGCAGATGGAATGGAGATTGTAGGCTGTTCATTTGAAGTAGTAGGAGCTGGACTAGTAGATGTGGTAGCGGAAGAAGTGGGAGCTGGACTAGTAGATGTGGTAGCGGAAGAAGTGGGAGGCACCGTAGGTCTGCGCCTGTGAGGATGAATATATGGAATAGGGGAACTGAGAACATCAGACGAAGGGGATGAGGGAGGTGCTGACGGATAGGCAAGGGTGTCAGCAAAAGAGTGGTGGATAGGTGAGGGAGAGGGTTCTGAGTCTGTATGACCGGTGGGAGTAGGTGTTGCGAAAGGGAAGACAGTTTCGTCAAAGGTTACATGACGAGATATAATGATTTTATGTGTGGTAAGAGGTCGAGACAACGATAAGCATGATGATTGACAGGAAAACCAAGAAAGACACATTTGGTAGAGCGAGGAGCAAGTTTGTGAGGTGTGGTGGAGGAAAGGTTAGGATAGCAAAGACATCCAAAAATACGAAGATGATCATATGTAGGTTATCGACCATAGAGAGCAAAGACAGGAGATCGAAAATGGAGAATTTTGGTAGGAAGAATGTTATGAAGATAGACGGCCATGTTAAGAGAGTCGGCCCAATATTTGGAGGGAATTGAGGCGTGAGACATAAGAGTACGAGTAATGTCGTTAACTCGACGAATCATATGCTCAGCCTTGCCATTCTGGGAGGAGGTTTGAGGACAAGAGAAACGGAAGACAAATTCATTTGTATGAGCAAAATTATGAAAAGAAGAGTTATCAAACTCACGACCTAAATCACATTGAAAACTTTTGATGTCACGCTCAAATTGAGTTTTAAAGAAAGAGTGAAATTCCAAGAATTTGGTGTAAACTTGAGATTTGAATTTTAAAGGATAAACCCATAGATAATTAGTGAAATCATCCAATAAAATAAGATAATATCGAAAACCTGTTTCAACATGTGATGGACAGGTCCATAAGTCACTATGAATAATATCAAAGGGAGCAAAAGTATTGGAATTGGACTCAAAAAATGGTAATCTAACATGTTTGCtaacttgacaagaatgacaCAGTTGAGAACATGAATATTTATTACACGAAATAAAACTTTTGGTGCGTAAGACATCTAATATAGCTTTTCCAGGATGACCAAGCCGGTTATGCCAAACATCTGGCGAACAAACAGCAAGAGAGATAGGTTGAGGCAAGAGAGGAGTAGGAGGAGATACGATGGACTTGGTGATATGATAGAGCTCTCCAGAACTGTCACATCGTAGAATAGTCTTCTTCGAAATCATATCCTTCACAGAGAAACCAGATGGGTCAAcctcaacagacacatgattatcagtagTAAACTTGCGGACATACACTAAGTTTTTGATAATGTTAGGGACAACAAGGGTATCTtttagatgaagaagacgagaagGAAGATGTATGAACTTGGTACCACTAGCCGTAACTGGTATACTACTGCCATTGCCAACTAGAATAGAGCGAACATTGCTAGAGTTGAAAACGTTATGCAGCGTACCTGGATTTGAAGTAAGATGTGAGGTAGCGCCGGTGTCCATATAGAAATCTTCATCAGGAGGTTGAAGACTCATGGAGCTATATGCCTCTGCAATATCATCCGGTTGGAGAACTTCAGTGGCCGGAGTGAAGTAAGCTTGGCCACGACCTAATCCAGGTGACCGTGCGCGTTGCGAgcgttgttggtgttgttgtggAGGGCGTGGTTGCCAAGCAGGGGCTGTAGGGTACGGGCAGCGAGGCACATACCAGTAGGGAGACCAGTGAGGATGGTAGTTGGGCTGACGGGAGTAGCCTGGAGTCTGTTGGGCCGTGTGATGCATGCTGGGAGTTGGCAGGAGAGGTGGTTGGGCCGCTGGGCTTTGGGCCCAGTTAACATTACCGCTGGAGGGTGGTCGTGGACCACGTTTGATGTTGCTGGGACGATGTTGTCGCTGATTTTGGCGCTGCACAGGGGAGGCAGCAGCAGCCAGTGCCGTCGTTGTAggatttagggtttgttgagaaCGCCTTATCTCTTCCGTTCTCAATTGAGATCTGGCAGAATCAAAACTAGGCATGGACTGTTGAATGAAAGATGCAACAGTGTT
This DNA window, taken from Papaver somniferum cultivar HN1 chromosome 3, ASM357369v1, whole genome shotgun sequence, encodes the following:
- the LOC113359302 gene encoding uncharacterized protein LOC113359302 codes for the protein MTDLGPLHHFLGISVNRSSSGLYLSQSVYAKDIIARASMTNCNPVATPVDTNSKLSATSGHVIEDPTLYRSLAGALQYLTFTRPDISYAVQQVCLFMHDPWEPHMQALKRILRYLQGTLDHGLFLYATTLTGLTAYSDADWAGCPDSRRSTSGYCIFLGDNLVSWSSKRQATVSRSSAEA